In Botrytis cinerea B05.10 chromosome 6, complete sequence, the following proteins share a genomic window:
- the Bcpkr1 gene encoding Bcpkr1, translating to MASEFFVSLWESIFTPGPTPVLLVATNAAFAALQVVFLSLLIATYSIHFVILSFLCGGLWWAINWFAAEVKAVKEQEEARKKTEAGVGGDASDVETVVDEEGPPGSKEVEVLEAKGELKSRAHSTGGGNKSEPSTEDEWEKVSENEKDK from the coding sequence ATGGCATCGGAATTCTTCGTTTCCCTTTGGGAATCCATCTTCACACCTGGTCCAACCCCCGTCCTCCTTGTTGCAACCAATGCCGCATTCGCAGCCCTACAAGTCGTGttcctctccctcttgaTCGCTACATATAGTATCCATTTCGTGATTCTATCGTTTCTTTGTGGCGGGTTATGGTGGGCTATAAACTGGTTCGCCGCAGAGGTGAAAGCGGTGAAAGAGCAAGAGGAAGCACGAAAGAAGACAGAAGCGGGAGTTGGAGGAGACGCTAGTGATGTAGAGACTGTTGTTGATGAGGAGGGTCCACCAGGGAGCAAGGAGGTCGAGGTCTTGGAGGCGAAGGGGGAGTTGAAGAGCAGAGCACATTCTACGGGAGGAGGAAACAAGAGTGAGCCCAGTACCGAGGATGAGTGGGAGAAAGTCAGCGAGAATGAAAAGGATAAATAA
- the Bcsmd1 gene encoding Bcsmd1 — MKLVRFLMKCANETVTIELKNGTIIHGTITSVSPQMNTALRTVKMTPKNGTSLTLDVINLRGSTIRYYILPDSLPLDTLLIDDAPKPKNKARKEAAGTTDTRGGRGGRGGPRGGRGGGRGGGGGFRGGRGRGGGRGF; from the exons ATGAAGCTCGTCAG GTTTCTCATGAAATGCGCGAACGAAACGGTCACTATTGAGCTTAAAAATG GCACAATCATTCATGGTACCATAACTTCCGTATCTCCACAAATGAACACAGCTCTCCGCACCGTCAAGATGACGCCAAAGAATGGCACATCTCTCACCCTTGATGTCATTAACCTACGAGGTTCCACAATTCGTTATTACATTCTGCCCGATTCGTTACCGCTCGACACATTGTTGATAGACGATGcaccaaagccaaagaaCAAGGCGAGAAAGGAAGCTGCAGGCACTACCGATACTAGAGGCGGTAGAGGTGGTAGAGGCGGACCTAGAGGTGGACgaggtggaggaagaggaggcgGCGGTGGATTCAGAGGAGGACGGGGACGAGGCGGCGGAAGAGGATTTTAA
- the Bcmtq2 gene encoding Bcmtq2 produces MLPTPDTSHVSFDRIYEPAEDSFLLLDTLSSASEKEFLRQRFPRSEQSSISPSPLIVEVGTGSGVVLSFVHAHAEIIFGRADILTAGVDVNRYACEATQETVRVAEKEQASQNLSHGSYLGNVVGNLGTSLKSGMTDVLIFNPPYVPSPDVPIPELSGAGNEDGSLSYEGDSKLLALSYAGGVDGMEITDRLIDALPEVLNQERGCAYILLCAQNKPENVKQRIRGFGDEWKAETVSNSGKVGGWEKLQIVRIWRMPANTS; encoded by the coding sequence ATGCTTCCAACTCCCGATACCTCACATGTTTCTTTCGATCGAATCTACGAACCTGCCGAAGATTCCTTCCTACTCCTCGACACCTTATCCTCCGCGAGTGAAAAGGAATTTCTGCGTCAACGGTTTCCTCGAAGCGAGCAGAGCTCAATATCGCCCTCTCCATTGATAGTAGAGGTTGGTACTGGATCTGGTGTTGTTCTCTCGTTCGTACATGCACACGCAGAAATTATATTTGGCAGAGCGGATATTCTTACAGCGGGTGTCGATGTCAATCGCTATGCATGCGAGGCTACACAGGAAACAGTGAGAGTAGCAGAGAAGGAACAGGCTTCACAAAATCTATCACACGGGTCATATCTAGGGAATGTGGTGGGAAATTTAGGAACCTCTTTAAAGTCTGGAATGACAGACGTATTGATCTTTAATCCGCCATATGTGCCAAGTCCGGATGTGCCTATACCAGAGCTTTCTGGGGCAGGAAACGAGGATGGGTCATTGTCATATGAAGGGGACTCAAAATTACTAGCTTTGTCGTATGCTGGTGgagtggatgggatggagattaCGGATCGGCTAATCGATGCTTTGCCGGAGGTTCTGAACCAGGAGAGAGGTTGTGCGTACATCTTGCTCTGCGCGCAGAACAAACCCGAGAATGTCAAACAACGGATACGTGGTTTTGGAGATGAGTGGAAAGCGGAAACTGTTAGTAATAGTGGAAAGGTCGGGGGATGGGAAAAATTGCAAATCGTTAGGATTTGGCGCATGCCAGCTAACACCTCCTGA
- the Bcsdh7 gene encoding Bcsdh7, protein MKLSPRLLMASPSAAGTGKAFRPAPMALLPPIPLYRRLFRAHRKHLPREMRLLGDEYIKSEFRQHREVENPVHIIGFLTEWQMYAQKLEGESWIGERMDKEKIDKMSDQQLGQLYELMQAIRKKQVEESGEENPGPEQL, encoded by the exons atgaagcTTTCACCACGCTTGTTAATGGCGTCGCCTTCTGCAGCAGGTACCGGAAAGGCATTCAGACCTGCGCCTATGGCATTATTGCCACCAATTCCTTTGTATAGAAGGTTGTTTAGAGCGCATAGGAAACATTTACCGAGAGAGATGAGGTTACTGGGGGATGAGTATATTAAGAGCGAGTTCAGACAACACAGGGAGGTGGAGAATCCGGTGCACATT ATCGGCTTCTTAACGGAGTGGCAGATGTACGCACAGAAACTGGAGGGAGAAAGTTGGATTGGAGAGCGTATGGACAAGGAGAAGATTGACAAGATGAGTG ATCAACAATTAGGGCAACTGTATGAGCTCATGCAAGCAATACGAAAGAAGCAAGTAGAGGAAAGTGGAGAGGAGAACCCGGGGCCTGAACAGTTATAA